One Patescibacteria group bacterium genomic window, AAAAAAGATTAGAAGGAATTAAAGAGTTAAAGGGTAATGCAGCTTTTCTTGGGAAAGCTAAAGGAACCGTTAGAATAGTGATGGGAGAAGGACATTTACACAAAGTGAAAAAAGGAGATGTTTTAGTTTCTTTTTCTACTAATCCGCAAATGATTGTGGCCATGAAGAAATCAGCTGCAATAGTAACAGAACAGGGTGGTATTACTTCACATGCCGCTATTGTTTCTAGAGAACTACATATACCCTGTATAGTAGGTGTAAAGAATGCTACAAAAGCTTTTAAAGACGGAGATTTAGTGGAAGTAGATGCTAATAATGGAATAATTAGGAAAGTAAAATAGCTACTTTTAACCCTTGAAACATCTTTAATTCTTGGATAATTTGGTTCCAACTGAATCTCACGAAGTCCACAAAAAAAGAGATTGGTTCCCCCAATCTCTTTTTTTTTGTTGCGCTTGGAACAAATTTTTGCTATAAAAGACCTAAGGGTCTTACATATATAAAAATATAAAAAGATAATATGTCATTATTTAAGAAAATTCTTTTGGTTGTAATTGTTTTTGCTGTTTTTGGTGCCGGATTTTTGGTTGGAAAGAACACAGTTATTTGTCCAATCTGCCCTCCAGAAGACCTTGATTTTTCTCTTTTCTGGGAGGCCTGGCATAAAATTCAGGAAGAATATGTTAACCCGGAAGATATTAATATTCAAGAGTTAATTTATGGAGCGATCTCTGGAATGGTAAAATCTTTAGGAGACCCTTATACTGTCTTTTTTAATCCTGAAGATACTAAAACATTTTTAGAGGATGTAAGCGGCAGTTTTGAGGGAGTGGGCATGGAAATCGGTATAAGAGAAGGGCAACTTCAGGTTATTGCTCCTTTGGAAGGAACGCCAGCTCAAAAGGCCGGCCTTCGGCCAGGTGATAGAATTATAAAAATAGATGATACTTTAACTATGGATATTACTATTGAGGAAGCAGTAACTCTAATTCGGGGGCCAAAAGGAACAGAGGTAACCTTAACTATCTTTCGGGATGAATGGGAAACCTCAGAGGAAATTATCATCAAAAGAGCAGTTATTAAAGTTCCTTCTTTGAAATGGGAGTTACTCGCCTCAGCAGGCGAAGCTGACGGGGAGGAAGAAGAGATTGCCTATATTAAACTCTATCATTTCTCTGGAAAATCTGACCGTGATTTTAGAGAAATGGCAGCTGAAATCTTAAAAAGCCCAGCTGAAAAGATAATTTTAGATTTGAGAAGTAATCCCGGAGGTTATTTGGAAAGAGCTCAAGATATTGCTGGCTGGTTTTTAGAAAAGGGCCAAGTTGTGGTTATTGAAGATTTTGGCACCGAAAAAGAGCAAGAGGTTTACAAGGCTAAGGGCAATTCCAAGTTTTCAGATTATCCAGTGGTGATTTTAATCAATCAGGGATCTGCTTCTGCCTCTGAGATTTTAGCTTCGGCTCTTCGGGATAATCGGGGTATAAAAATAATCGGGGAAGCCTCTTTTGGAAAAGGTTCGGTCCAGAAATTAGAAGAACTAAGAGATGGCTCTAGTTTAAAAATTACAGTAGCAAACTGGTTAACACCTAAGGGCAATCTTATTACCAATAAAGGCTTAGAACCAGATATTAAAGTAGAGATGACAGAAGAGGACTATCAAGAGGAGCGGGATCCTCAACTTGGGAAAGCTCTTGAGATAATTGGAGAAATAGAGTAGAATAAAGTAATATGCGAATAATTCTTCTTCAAGATGTAGAAAACATAGGAAAGAAATATGAAATCAAGGACATTAAAGATGGCTATGCCAGGAATTTTTTAATTCCCAAGGGTTTAGCTAAAATGGCAACAAAAGAAGCTTTAAAATGGTTAGAAGAACAAAAAGAAATTGAGGAAAAGAGGGCTGGAGAAGAGTTAAGGGAAATTCAAAAATTAGCTTCGGAGATTGATGGAGTAGAGGTAATAATCCCGATTAAAGTTGGTGAAGACGGACAATTATTTGAGAGAATACCCACCCAAAAAATTTCTGAAAAGTTAAAAGAATTAGGATTTGAAGTTAAAAAAAGCCAAATTGATTTGGCTGAACCTCTTGGAGAGCTTGGTGAATTTCCAATAAAAGTTAAATTTGAACACAATTTAGAGTCGGAGATAAGAGTAATTATTACAGAAGAAAAACGATAATGGCTAAGTTTATCTTTGTTGCCGGTGGCGTAATGTCTGGCATTGGAAAGGGGATAGCAGTATCTTCAATTGGAAGAATTTTAAAAAGCAAAGGATTTAAAGTAACGGCGATTAAAATTGACCCTTATATTAATGTTGATGCCGGAACTATGAATCCCATTGAGCATGGAGAGGTTTTTGTAACCGATGATGGGATTGAGTGCGACCAAGATGTAGGAAATTACGAAAGATTTTTGGACGAAGACATCTATACAGATAATTATATGACTACGGGCAGGGTTTATCAGGCAGTAATAAATCGGGAAAGGAATTTAGGGTATGGCGGCAGATGCGTAGAAGTAGTTCCTGATATTCCTAATGAAGTAATTTCAAGAATTAAACGAGTGGGGGAAAAAACTAAAGCTAATTTTATATTAATTGAAATCGGGGGGACAGTAGGGGAATATCAAAACATGCTTTTTTTAGAAGCAGCCAGAATGCTCAAACTAAGCCATTCTAAAGATGTGCTTTTTATTTTGGTTAGTTATTTACCCATTCCCGAGAAAATCGGCGAAATGAAAACTAAACCAACCCAGTATGCTGTTAGAACCTTAAATTCAGCCGGTATTCAACCAAATATAATTCTGGCCCGTTCGACAGTTCCCTTGGATGAAATCAGAAAAAGAAAAATATCAATTTTCTGTAACGTTGCTCCTCAAGATGTTATCTCTGCTCCAGACATTGAAACAATCTATGAAGTCCCTCTTAATTTTGAAAAAGAAAATTTAGGCAATCAAATTTTAAAAAAATTGGGATTGGCGCCGAGAAGAAAAAAAGACCTGAAAGATTGGGAGGCGTTGGTCAAAACAATAAAGAATGCCTCAAAAACAGTTAAGATTGGTATAGTTGGGAAATATTTTGAGACGGGTAGGTTCACTTTGATGGATTCTTATATCTCAGTAATTGAAGCAGTAAAGCATGCTGCTTATTTTTTTAAAAGAAGGCCCAAAATCTTCTGGTTGTCAGCAGGAGAATACGAGAAAAATCCTAACCAACTGAAAGAATTAAAGAAATACGATGGCATAATTGTTCCCGGTGGATTTGGAGATAGGGGAATAGAAGGCAAGATAAAAGCAATTGAATTCTGCAGAAAAAATAAAATCCCTTTTTTGGGACTTTGTTTAGGAATGCAATTATCAGTAATTGAATTTGCTCGAAATGTTTGTGGTTTAAAAAAAGCAAATTCAACCGAATTCGCAACGAGGACGGGCGTTGATAGTGTAATTGACGTTATGCCTGAACAAAAAGCTCTTTTGAAAGAAAAAAAATATGGAGGAACAATGAGATTAGGAGCTTATAACTGTAAAATAACGCCAGATACCATTAGCTTTAAGGCCTACAAGACCCAAATGATATCTGAACGTCATCGCCATCGCTATGAGCTAAACAATGATTATAGAAAGGTTTTGGAAGAAAATGGATTAATAATGGCAGGAATCAATCCTGAAAAAGATTTAGTAGAGATTATTGAAGTTAAAAATCATCCTTTTTTTGTAGCCAGTCAGTTTCACCCGGAATTTAAATCAAGACCCTTAAGGCCTCATCCGCTTTTTAGAGAATTTGTCAGAGCGAGCATAAAAAGGAGTTAAGTTTCTTTTTGTTCCACGTTTACAACTTTGGCTGTTCGTTGAGAACTATCAAAACGTCTGATTCGTTTTGTTTTAAACTTAACAACTCCTGCTTTTTTCGCATAAAGGGTGTCATCAGCCCCTTTTCTGACATT contains:
- the rplI gene encoding 50S ribosomal protein L9, with product MRIILLQDVENIGKKYEIKDIKDGYARNFLIPKGLAKMATKEALKWLEEQKEIEEKRAGEELREIQKLASEIDGVEVIIPIKVGEDGQLFERIPTQKISEKLKELGFEVKKSQIDLAEPLGELGEFPIKVKFEHNLESEIRVIITEEKR
- a CDS encoding S41 family peptidase, which encodes MSLFKKILLVVIVFAVFGAGFLVGKNTVICPICPPEDLDFSLFWEAWHKIQEEYVNPEDINIQELIYGAISGMVKSLGDPYTVFFNPEDTKTFLEDVSGSFEGVGMEIGIREGQLQVIAPLEGTPAQKAGLRPGDRIIKIDDTLTMDITIEEAVTLIRGPKGTEVTLTIFRDEWETSEEIIIKRAVIKVPSLKWELLASAGEADGEEEEIAYIKLYHFSGKSDRDFREMAAEILKSPAEKIILDLRSNPGGYLERAQDIAGWFLEKGQVVVIEDFGTEKEQEVYKAKGNSKFSDYPVVILINQGSASASEILASALRDNRGIKIIGEASFGKGSVQKLEELRDGSSLKITVANWLTPKGNLITNKGLEPDIKVEMTEEDYQEERDPQLGKALEIIGEIE
- a CDS encoding CTP synthase; amino-acid sequence: MAKFIFVAGGVMSGIGKGIAVSSIGRILKSKGFKVTAIKIDPYINVDAGTMNPIEHGEVFVTDDGIECDQDVGNYERFLDEDIYTDNYMTTGRVYQAVINRERNLGYGGRCVEVVPDIPNEVISRIKRVGEKTKANFILIEIGGTVGEYQNMLFLEAARMLKLSHSKDVLFILVSYLPIPEKIGEMKTKPTQYAVRTLNSAGIQPNIILARSTVPLDEIRKRKISIFCNVAPQDVISAPDIETIYEVPLNFEKENLGNQILKKLGLAPRRKKDLKDWEALVKTIKNASKTVKIGIVGKYFETGRFTLMDSYISVIEAVKHAAYFFKRRPKIFWLSAGEYEKNPNQLKELKKYDGIIVPGGFGDRGIEGKIKAIEFCRKNKIPFLGLCLGMQLSVIEFARNVCGLKKANSTEFATRTGVDSVIDVMPEQKALLKEKKYGGTMRLGAYNCKITPDTISFKAYKTQMISERHRHRYELNNDYRKVLEENGLIMAGINPEKDLVEIIEVKNHPFFVASQFHPEFKSRPLRPHPLFREFVRASIKRS